A part of Rhodamnia argentea isolate NSW1041297 chromosome 8, ASM2092103v1, whole genome shotgun sequence genomic DNA contains:
- the LOC115745417 gene encoding probable methyltransferase At1g29790 produces MEFSHKRRPVTTNWFFLFLLLSTNLLTLLYSTTFYSSCSHSPKIVVTESTVTVPSQSTVRSAATASLHAASEDDLPPEFKAFTSGQLLPFGVNPNFDSDTMYPPVGRPCTMFPDLLRRFMTYKVNGSCPDDELLAQKLLLKGCEPLPRRRCRHASPRDYVEPYPLPTSLWTTPSDSSVVWTAYTCKNYDCLINRKHRQQGFDDCKDCFDLDGAEKNRWTAAKSNGGLDFTIDEVLATKKPGTIRIGLDIGGGVATFAVRMRDRNITIITTSMNLNGPFNNFIASRGVVPLYISISQRLPFFDNTLDIVHSMHVMSNWIPTMLLHFMMFDIYRVLRPGGLFWLDHFFCVGEQLEHVYTPLIDSIGFNKIKWVVGRKLDRGPELQEMYLSALLEKPLKNSW; encoded by the coding sequence ATGGAGTTTTCGCATAAAAGAAGGCCCGTCACCACCAACTGgttctttctcttcctcctcttgtcAACCAACCTCCTCACCCTCCTCTACTCCACCACTTTCTACTCCTCTTGCTCTCACTCTCCTAAGATAGTGGTCACTGAATCGACGGTCACCGTCCCTTCTCAATCCACGGTTCGCTCCGCTGCGACCGCTTCCCTGCACGCTGCGTCGGAGGATGATCTCCCGCCCGAGTTCAAGGCCTTTACTTCGGGCCAGCTCCTCCCGTTTGGGGTCAACCCAAACTTCGACTCCGACACCATGTACCCTCCGGTCGGCCGCCCGTGCACCATGTTCCCGGACTTGCTCCGCCGCTTCATGACCTACAAGGTGAATGGCTCGTGCCCGGACGACGAGCTCCTGGCGCAGAAGCTCCTGCTCAAGGGGTGCGAGCCGCTCCCGCGCCGCCGTTGCCGCCACGCCTCGCCCCGGGACTATGTGGAGCCGTACCCTCTCCCGACTAGTCTCTGGACCACCCCCTCGGATTCTTCTGTAGTCTGGACGGCCTACACTTGCAAGAATTATGACTGCCTAATCAACCGGAAGCACAGGCAGCAGGGCTTTGATGACTGTAAGGACTGCTTCGACCTTGACGGTGCTGAGAAGAACCGTTGGACTGCCGCCAAGAGCAATGGCGGCCTCGACTTCACCATCGACGAAGTCCTGGCGACGAAGAAGCCAGGGACGATAAGGATCGGGCTTGACATCGGTGGTGGGGTTGCCACTTTTGCTGTGAGGATGAGAGACAGGAACATAACCATCATCACCACTTCCATGAACTTGAATGGCCCTTTCAACAACTTCATAGCATCAAGAGGGGTTGTGCCTCTCTACATCAGCATCTCTCAGAGGCTTCCCTTTTTCGACAACACGCTGGACATCGTCCACTCGATGCACGTGATGAGTAACTGGATCCCGACCATGCTTTTGCACTTCATGATGTTCGACATTTACCGGGTCCTGAGACCGGGGGGTCTGTTTTGGCTTGATCATTTCTTCTGCGTGGGCGAACAGTTGGAGCACGTGTACACTCCTCTCATCGACAGCATCGGGTTCAACAAGATAAAGTGGGTCGTCGGTCGGAAACTCGACCGGGGGCCAGAGCTCCAGGAGATGTACCTCTCGGCTTTGCTCGAGAAGCCATTGAAGAATTCCTGGTGA